From Proteus vulgaris:
CAAGAATAGCATCAAGAATATCATAAGGTGGTAAATTATCTTGGTCAGTTTGCCCCGGCGCTAACTCTGCTGATGGTGGTCTATCAATCACACGTTGAGGAATAGCCGGTGAAAGTGTATTACGATATTTAGATAGTTCAAAAACTAATGTTTTAGGGACATCTTTTAACACATCAAAGCCCCCTGCCATATCACCATACAATGTCGAGTATCCCACTGCGGATTCACTTTTATTGCTTGTGGTGAGCACTAAACGACGGCGTTTATTTGACATCGCCATCAAGATCACCGCGCGACAGCGAGCCTGTAGATTTTCTTCTGTAGTATCAGCGGCAGTATCTTTAAACATAGGTGCTAACTGTGCCATAAAGGCATCAAACATGGGTTCAATAGATACCGTATCGAATTCGATACCTAATAAATCTGCTTGTTCTTTGGCATCATGAATACTCATTTCAGAAGTATAACGAAAAGGCATCATAACCGCTTGAACACTCTCTTTTCCTAATGCATCAGCAGCAATAGCAACCGTTAATCCAGAATCAATCCCTCCAGATAATCCGAGAATTGCCCCTTTAAAACCGTTTTTAGTGACATAATCACGCGTTGCAAGCACTAATGCTTGATACACTTGCGCTAAAGGTGAAAGTTCTGGTGCGGGATCTACCATTGGGATAATCGTTAATTCATCAAGCTCTACAACTGCGGTTTGCTCATCAAATGCAGCTAAACGATGAGTGATCGTGCCTCTTTCATCAAATACTTTAGAACAACCATCAAAGACCAGCTCATCTTGACCGCCAATTTGATTAAGATAGATCACTGGAAGATGCGTTCTTTGACAATGCTCTTTAATTAACTGTGTACGGACATGGGGTTTTTCACGGTTATATGGCGAGGCGTTAATAGATAAAACAAGATCTGCCCCTGCTTGTTTTAATGCATCGATAGGCTCATTAATCCAGATATCCTCACAAATTAACAAACCTAAGTGGTAACCTTTAAATGGCACAACACAACGTTCATTTCCTTGTTGGAAATATCGTTTTTCGTCAAACACACCGTAATTAGGTAATTGTTGTTTGAAATAACGTGCTTGTAACTCACCTTTATAGAAAAATGAGAGTGCGTTATAAATTTTGCCGTTTTGCCACCAAGGATGTCCAACAACAATTGCTGTTTTTTTACTTGCTTGTTCTAAACGCGTAAGTTGTGTTTCACAGCGTTGCTGGAAATCAGGACGAAATAGCAGATCTTCAGGAGAGTAACCGCATAACGCCAGCTCAGAAAACATGACCAAATCGGCCTCTTCTTGCGCTTTAACGGTAGATAACATGCGTTCACAGTTACCTTCTATATCGCCAACAACCCAATTGAGTTGAGCCATTGCGAGTTTTAATTTACGACTCATAAAAATTAGTCTCTCCGCTATCTTTCGCATTAAAAGAAAGCTAGTTTAAAAATATATTCGTTATCTGAAAAGGTTATTCTTTAAAATCATTCGCATCTAGCTCATGACGGGATAACAATTTGTAAAACTCAGTTCGATTGCGTCCTGCCATGCGTGCCGCTTGAGTCACGTTGCCTTTCGTCATTTGCAGTAGCTTTCTCAAATAAGTCATTTCAAAATGCCCTCTTGCTTCAGCAAATGTGGGTAAAGCGGTATTTTCACCCTGTAAGGCTTGTG
This genomic window contains:
- a CDS encoding NAD+ synthase yields the protein MSRKLKLAMAQLNWVVGDIEGNCERMLSTVKAQEEADLVMFSELALCGYSPEDLLFRPDFQQRCETQLTRLEQASKKTAIVVGHPWWQNGKIYNALSFFYKGELQARYFKQQLPNYGVFDEKRYFQQGNERCVVPFKGYHLGLLICEDIWINEPIDALKQAGADLVLSINASPYNREKPHVRTQLIKEHCQRTHLPVIYLNQIGGQDELVFDGCSKVFDERGTITHRLAAFDEQTAVVELDELTIIPMVDPAPELSPLAQVYQALVLATRDYVTKNGFKGAILGLSGGIDSGLTVAIAADALGKESVQAVMMPFRYTSEMSIHDAKEQADLLGIEFDTVSIEPMFDAFMAQLAPMFKDTAADTTEENLQARCRAVILMAMSNKRRRLVLTTSNKSESAVGYSTLYGDMAGGFDVLKDVPKTLVFELSKYRNTLSPAIPQRVIDRPPSAELAPGQTDQDNLPPYDILDAILEGYVEQDKSVSDLVAAGFDEATVRKVIKLVDINEYKRRQAPVGPRITSRNFGKDRRYPITSGFGRHNW